A genomic region of Ewingella sp. CoE-038-23 contains the following coding sequences:
- a CDS encoding ChaN family lipoprotein: MKKLLFLATLLLVACAQHPASPNLASSSIKDLHTGETLTPQQLLARLAKHPRVIVGEKHDNPAHHQIEAWLVENLPDQRPQGSVLMEMLTPSQQPAVESTKRLLQTQPDLSATKVAELLKWQKGWDWSMYGQVVMPAIKAPYPLLAANLDRSEIMAFYQKPAFPAGANSADPKVREAIADTIRVSHQQNIEPQQLHAMLAIQQQRDRRMAERLLAAPTPALLIVGGYHAKRNVGVPVHLRDLQPKAQVTVVMLAEQGAEVDNQQADYVWITPAAGKKQ; this comes from the coding sequence ATGAAAAAGTTACTGTTTTTAGCCACCTTGCTGCTGGTCGCCTGCGCCCAGCACCCGGCGTCGCCCAATTTGGCCTCCAGCAGCATTAAAGACCTGCATACCGGGGAAACCCTCACGCCGCAGCAGCTGTTGGCGCGACTGGCGAAACACCCACGGGTGATTGTCGGCGAGAAGCACGACAACCCGGCGCATCACCAGATTGAAGCCTGGCTGGTGGAAAACCTGCCCGACCAGCGCCCGCAGGGCAGCGTGCTGATGGAGATGCTAACGCCGAGCCAGCAACCCGCCGTCGAGAGCACCAAGCGGCTGTTGCAAACCCAGCCGGACCTGTCGGCGACGAAGGTAGCGGAACTGCTTAAATGGCAGAAAGGCTGGGATTGGTCGATGTACGGCCAAGTGGTAATGCCAGCAATCAAAGCCCCTTATCCGCTGCTGGCGGCGAATCTGGATCGCAGCGAAATCATGGCTTTCTACCAGAAACCGGCCTTCCCGGCGGGAGCCAACAGTGCGGATCCTAAAGTTAGAGAGGCCATCGCCGACACCATTCGCGTTTCGCATCAGCAGAATATCGAGCCGCAGCAGCTTCACGCCATGTTGGCAATCCAGCAACAGCGCGACCGCCGCATGGCTGAACGGCTGCTAGCCGCGCCAACGCCGGCTTTGCTGATCGTCGGTGGCTATCATGCCAAACGTAATGTCGGGGTGCCGGTGCATCTTCGCGATTTACAGCCTAAGGCGCAGGTGACGGTAGTCATGCTGGCGGAACAGGGGGCGGAAGTGGATAACCAGCAGGCGGATTATGTGTGGATAACCCCGGCGGCGGGTAAAAAGCAATAA